A single genomic interval of Corvus cornix cornix isolate S_Up_H32 chromosome 11, ASM73873v5, whole genome shotgun sequence harbors:
- the CDYL2 gene encoding chromodomain Y-like protein 2, which yields MASGDLYEVERIVDKRKNKKGKWEYLIRWKGYGSNEDTWEPEHHLLHCEEFIDEFNRLHVTREKRSRHGKQASAPKLLRESRGSSVEKISHRPSESGKSKGSTHKRKRINPSHQKQKRGYAAKPGSANDRAAKTVTYRTTPSGLQIMPLKKPHNGLQNGDGSHEKDSRHFGNGSQQQNVDLNDHEGEQNLPSVLEVGSDSPVVNGIGSSLANGSLNLHSTVKRKLDGEKDYVFDKRLRYSVRQNESNCRFRDIVVRKEDGFTHILLSSQTSENNALTPEIMKEVRRALCNASADDSKLLLLSAVGSVFCSGLDYSYLIGRLSNDRRKESTRIAEAIRDFVKAFIQFKKPIVVAINGPALGLGASILPLCDIVWASEKAWFQTPYATIRLTPAGCSSYTFPQILGVALANEMLFCGRKLTAQEACSRGLVSQVFWPTTFSQEVMLRVKEMASCSAVVLEESKCLVRSFLKSGLEDVNEKECQMLKQLWSSSKGLDSLFSYLQDKIYEV from the exons gTAGAGAGGATTGTAGAcaaaaggaagaacaagaagGGCAAATGGGAGTATCTTATCAGGTGGAAAGGCTACGGGAGCAATGAAGACACCTGGGAACCTGAACATCACCTACTCCATTGTGAGGAATTTATTGATGAGTTCAATAGACTACATGTTACCAGAGAAAAGCGATCCAGGCATGGGAAACAGGCCAGTGCACCAAAATTATTGCGGGAAAGCCGAGGGTCATCTGTTGAGAAAATATCACATAGACCTTCTGAATCTGGGAAGTCTAAAGGATCAACacacaaaaggaagagaattaaTCCATCTCATCAAAAACAGAAACGAGGATATGCAGCAAAGCCAGGATCTGCAAATGACAGGGCTGCTAAAACTGTTACTTACCGAACTACTCCCAGCGGTTTACAGATCATGCCACTGAAAAAGCCACATAATGGTCTGCAGAATGGAGATGGCAGCCATGAGAAAGATTCTAGACATTTTGGGAATGGCTCACAGCAGCAAAACGTGGATTTAAATGATCACGAAGGAGAACAAAACTTGCCCAGTGTGTTGGAAGTCGGTAGCGATTCCCCTGTTGTGAATGGAATTG GTTCTTCTCTGGCCAATGGAAGCTTGAATCTACACAGCACTGTGAAAAGGAAACTTGATGGAGAGAAAGATTATGTCTTCGATAAGAGACTGAGATACAGTGTGCGACAAAACGAAAGTAACTGCCGCTTCAGGGACATTGTAGTCCGGAAAGAAGATGGTTTCACACATATTTTGCTGTCAAGTCAGACTTCAGAGAACAATGCACTGACCCCAGAG ATCATGAAGGAAGTTCGGAGAGCATTGTGCAATGCATCAGCTGATGACAGTAAACTCTTACTTCTCAGCGCAGTGGGAAGTGTATTCTGTAGTGGCCTAGATTACTCATATTTAATTGGCAGGTTATCCaatgacagaagaaaggaaagcactAGGATTGCAGAAGCTATAAG ggatTTTGTAAAAGCTTTTATTCAGTTTAAGAAGCCAATTGTGGTTGCTATCAACGGCCCTGCTCTGGGGTTAGGAGCTTCTATTTTACCACTCTGTGATATCGTTTGGGCAAGTGAGAAGGCTTGGTTTCAGACACCATATGCAACAATCCGACTCACTCCAGCTGGCTGCTCATCATACACATTCCCACAAATTCTGGGTGTTGCACTG GCAAATGAAATGTTGTTCTGTGGGAGAAAGCTGACAGCACAGGAAGCCTGCAGCAGAGGACTGGTGTCACAAGTATTTTGGCCAACAACATTTAGCCAAGAAGTGATGCTACGAGTGAAAGAGATGGCATCCTGCAGTGCAGTG GTATTGGAAGAGTCCAAATGTCTCGTGCGGAGCTTCCTGAAATCTGGACTTGAAGATGTGAACGAGAAAGAGTGTCAGATGTTAAAACAACTGTGGAGTTCTTCCAAAGGACTGGATTCATTATTCAGCTACTTGCAAGACAAAATTTATGAAGTCTGA